The Candidatus Omnitrophota bacterium region TCCGGGTATTTGAAAGCATTAAGCTTTGCCTGACCGTCCGCAGTCAATCGTGGAGCAGCCGATTTCTTGAAAAGCGGCTCGATCTTTTGCACCTTATACTTGGTCACCAGTAGATTCAAACCGGCATCACCGGGAGCCGATTGGTCATTAAGCAACATATTCTTTGCGGGGGCCGATCCCGACCTGAACTTGACTATAAGCTGATCCGGCACATACCGGGACCCGTCGTTCGAAATCAAACCTGACGGTCCAGGAATACTCAAATCAGTTTGAGCGCCGACCTTATCCTGCACCATAGCCTCGCTGATCACAACTACCTGAAACATATAAGATGCCGCGACCAGAGCGATCCACATCATCTGTCTTATGGCTTTAGCATTCATCTCGCACCTCCTGTGATATTTCATAAACACTTTAACAAACCCTTTAATTATCACGTAAAAAAAATTACTGCCGACAACAGCTGGCGGACTTTTTACCTATTCCTTTTAAAGATACACTATGATATAGAAAAAGCAAGGTAGGAAAACTAGCTTTTTTATCTTCTAAAAGCCAGTTTTTTTGACCTTTTCCAGGAGCCTTTCAAGTGATACAGGCATGATAAGCGACCAGTTATTGGCGCTTACGGTGCCGGGCGTGTTTATGCGGTACTGATACGGGTCACCCTCCAATATGCCTCCCGCATAAAGGAGGTCCGTTATGAGCTCTATCCTGAATATGGAGCGGGATCTCCCGGTTATACCGAGCGCGGCTTTTACTATCTCCCGGTCCGGTCTTTCCCGCATGGCACCCTTCAATTTAAGGTGCTTCCAAAGCTTCTTCTTTTCCCCGTAGCTGTTCTCGTACAGGTCGATAAAATCGGCCAGCTCTTCCTTCTTCTTCCCCAGGACGTTGACCAGATATTCGGTTGAATCCACTTCATCCCGCCATCTGAGCCGGCCGTGCCCGGAAGAGCAGGCCAGGAAGAGCTTCTCCTTGGCGGAATTGCCGTCTATGCCGCGGTCGGCGCACTTCCTCATAAATAGCATCTCGTCTATCGTGCCCGCCTCGTTCTCCCACCATGCGGCCCAGTTCGTGGTGTCATGGGTGGAGAGCATCGCGACCGAAAGGAACCGGTATTCAGAGGGCTTCAGAAAATCGTGCTTCGTCTTCCAGTCCTTGACCCACCTCTGGACCTCGTTGCCCGGCATGCCCATCTTCTTCAGCACCTCCGGGCAGGCCTTCGGTATGACGCCGAGATCCTCGGCGCACAAAAGCACGCTTGTGCTCCCGTCCATAACGGAGAGGATATTCCTTCCGTGCTCCTCCCATACCCTTTCGTCCCCGGGGTCGAAGAAACCTTTCAACCCCTCGCTCTCCGCCGGCTCGTCATACGGTATGCTCCATATCCTGAAGAGCCCCACCACGTGGTCTATCCTTAGAATATCGTAGAAATTTTCGGCATAGCGGAGCTTCTCTTTGATATACCTGTATCCGTCGGCTGCTATCCTCTCCCAGTTATAGGTGGGCACCCCCCACCTCTGCCCCTTCGCGCAATATACATCCGGAGGGGCGCCGGCCGCGTATTCCAATCTGAAGAACTCCCTGCGGGACCATACATCCGCCGAGTCACG contains the following coding sequences:
- the malQ gene encoding 4-alpha-glucanotransferase; amino-acid sequence: MARDDMKELLKTASKDKWRRIGLKKRSGVLVPLFSVYSKDSVGIGDLGDIKLLVDWCAGTGNSILQLLPMNETGPTSCPYDALSSFALEPAYISLKKVPASGEKSVKASVAGLKKRFPLASGRVDYSIKSEKLKVLKEIYRLEGDPGSKEFADFKRENAYWLEDFCLFRVLKDLHGGKPWYEWDGKYKDRSREALDIFRAEREEDVAFLAWVQWKLWSQFRDAKRYAADKGILIKGDLPILISRDSADVWSRREFFRLEYAAGAPPDVYCAKGQRWGVPTYNWERIAADGYRYIKEKLRYAENFYDILRIDHVVGLFRIWSIPYDEPAESEGLKGFFDPGDERVWEEHGRNILSVMDGSTSVLLCAEDLGVIPKACPEVLKKMGMPGNEVQRWVKDWKTKHDFLKPSEYRFLSVAMLSTHDTTNWAAWWENEAGTIDEMLFMRKCADRGIDGNSAKEKLFLACSSGHGRLRWRDEVDSTEYLVNVLGKKKEELADFIDLYENSYGEKKKLWKHLKLKGAMRERPDREIVKAALGITGRSRSIFRIELITDLLYAGGILEGDPYQYRINTPGTVSANNWSLIMPVSLERLLEKVKKTGF